The Gammaproteobacteria bacterium genome includes the window AAACCCCCGATGGAACAGCCGTCCGTGACTACATCCACGTAACGGATCTGGCCAAAGCTCATGTGCAAGCACTCAAGTATTTGGAGCGAGGAAGGAACAGCGTCATGCTGAATCTGGGTGTCGGACGCGGCTGTTCGGTGCGGGAGGTTATCCGCTGTGTCGAGGCCGTCACCGGCAAATCTATATCAGTGCGCGAGATGCCGAAACGGGCAGGTGATCCGCCAATATTGGTCGCCGATGCCCGGCGGGCTGATGAGATACTCGGCTGGCGCCCCGTTTGCTCCGGTTTGGAAGACATCGTAGATACCGCCTGGCGCTGGCACAGTCGTCACGAGTAGCACCTGCCGTAAGAGCCGAGCAAAACGAATGCAGACGGACACCGAAGTAGACTTATTACTCTCTCGTGAGATGCTGACCTTGCCGAGGCGGCTTCGTGAATACATTGAAATTCAAGTGAGCGATTGTCCTTGGGATTCGGGTGCCATCGCCGACTTGTATTGTTCCACCACCGCTTTGGGATTTCCATGCGCGGCTAAATGGCCGTGTTGCAACCAGATCACTTCATCACATAACTGCTCGACTTGAGCGATGTCATGAGATATCAGCAAGATCGTACAGCCGCTTTGTTTAAACTCGCTGATGCGCTCTACACATTTGCGCTGAAAAGCGAGATCGCCGACGGAGAGTACCTCGTCAATCAGCAAGATGTCCGGTTCTATATGTACCGCTACGGCGAATGCGAGCCGTAACTGCATGCCGCTGCTATATGTGCGTAAGGGATCATCCATAAAGTCTTCAAGCTCGGCAAAGGCTACGATCGAGTCAAAACGCCTCGCCACTTCACGGCGACTCAATCCCCCAATAACACCAGTAACAAAAACGTTGTCCCGCCCGCTAAGATCCGGATGCGAGCCCGCCCCAAGATCGAGCAGCGCGCCGATTCGTCCATAGGTCTGTATACGGCCTTCGTCTGGACGCCCCACGCCGCCAACGAGTCGGAGCAGAGTCGATTTGCCGGCGCCATTGGCGCCTATAACCCCTACCATGCGTCCCGCGCCGGCAGTAAAGTTGATGTTCCGCAACCCCCAGAAGTGCTGGACGGGCCGCACCTTTCTTCGTCCTCGCCCCAATAGATGCTTGAACTTCGAGGGCCGGTCGGGATGGTAATGTGCAAACCGCTTACCAAGCCGCTGCACTATGATGGTGCCGCGCATTTATGTCTTCTCCACGAATCGGTAACCGGCGTATACGAAGACCTTATGCCCAACGTAAAAAAGGATTAAGGAGACCACCCCTACCGTTCCAAGTGAAGCCCAGTTAACTTGAGCTCCTCCGATGAGGACAGCCCTATATGCGTCGAGTAAAGGCACCAAAGGATTAACGTTATAAAGTGTCTCGAACTCCGGTGGCACACTACTGTAGTCATAGAAGATCGGCGTTAAAAACATCCCAAGACCCAGGATCGCAGTGAGAATGTGTCCTACGTCTCTGAAGAACGTATTGGCGGCCGCAACCAGGTAGGCCAAACTCAAGGTGAAGACAAACTGAATCGCGATAACGGCAGGCAATATTGCGGTGCTTATGCCTATCTGATGCCCGTCGAAGGCGAGAAAAATTGCCAGTATAGGAACAGCTAATAGAAAGTGAATGAGGTTGGTTATCACCGCGATAGCGGGTAGAACGGCCACTAGAAAGCCAGGCCGCCTCAACAAAGCTCGGTCATTTTTGATTGTGGTAGATGCTTGGGCTAAGGAGCCTCGAAACCAGTTGTAGACCAGAAAGCCGATCAACGCAAAGGAGGAGTACCTTCGGATGTCCAGACTGAGAACCACCTGAAAAACGAAGTAAAACACCCCAACGAAAAGTAAGGGATTGATCAGAGTCCAGGCGAACCCCAAGAGGGTGCCTTCATACTTGACCTTCATATCGCGGATGACGAGCGTGCGCAACAAATCCCACAAATATGATGCCCGCCTGATAAGCTTCATCATGATAGCCTCAATTCCTTACTGCCAAACTTCCACGTTTTGCTAGAATGAATAAGCTACCTACTATCCTGACAGTTCAAGCGGGGTGCATTGATGATGACGCGTGCGCTGTCATCATTGGAAGTAGCTCACCCGATCCCGTTAGCAGAAGTAGATTTATTCTTATCCGGTCAACTGAAACTAGCTTAAGGCGGCAAGCAACGTACAGTCAATCGTGTGTACGCGATTGGCCATAACGACCGGGTTATGCTCATCCGGGCAATCAAAAATCGTGAAGCCCTCAATTCAGCTCTAAAATTTTCCTGGCTGATCTTTACTCGTGGAGCTTCGCCATTTTTTTTGTAGCTGCGAATTCAGCTCCTGCAACTCTGCGGCGTGTCTTTCTAAGGCGACGATATCGTCTTGAAGCGCCTTGGTTTTTGTCGTGTATAGCCTTGGGTGAACTAAAGAAAGCTGTTCGAGCGCGGCATCGTAATATCCTGTGCTCAGATGAGGGTAGTTACTCAGAGAACTTTTCTTTACAAAAAATAAGATATTCTGTACATACCACCACTCGACATCGTCGTTACGCCAAAACCTCTTTCTTAAACAATCAATCGGAGCATACCCTCTGTTCAAAAAATGCGTCGCCCAGTAATCCGGCCATTGTTCGTTGACATGGTGGGTTCCTCCTTGGAGTGGAATTGCGGCAGAGAACAATATGACGTCACCAAGGCGCGTTAAGGAGTCAACAAACGTTTCCGCGCATTCCTCCGGAAGGTGCTCGGCGACTTCGAGCGATACCACCAGATCAAACGTTCTACCTAAGGCCAGTGAATTTTCAAGGTCAAATGGCTGAAATTCATCCAATAGAATTTCGAGACTGCTTCGATCTACGTAGTCTCCATCGATACCCATACAGTCTTTGATGCCAAGTTCCTTGAATACGGACAGCCAGAT containing:
- a CDS encoding methyltransferase domain-containing protein, whose product is MNDDYTQDFFAALTQGAWRSARQVVPLVLELSRPSSVIDVGCGVGIWLSVFKELGIKDCMGIDGDYVDRSSLEILLDEFQPFDLENSLALGRTFDLVVSLEVAEHLPEECAETFVDSLTRLGDVILFSAAIPLQGGTHHVNEQWPDYWATHFLNRGYAPIDCLRKRFWRNDDVEWWYVQNILFFVKKSSLSNYPHLSTGYYDAALEQLSLVHPRLYTTKTKALQDDIVALERHAAELQELNSQLQKKWRSSTSKDQPGKF
- a CDS encoding ABC transporter ATP-binding protein; this encodes MRGTIIVQRLGKRFAHYHPDRPSKFKHLLGRGRRKVRPVQHFWGLRNINFTAGAGRMVGVIGANGAGKSTLLRLVGGVGRPDEGRIQTYGRIGALLDLGAGSHPDLSGRDNVFVTGVIGGLSRREVARRFDSIVAFAELEDFMDDPLRTYSSGMQLRLAFAVAVHIEPDILLIDEVLSVGDLAFQRKCVERISEFKQSGCTILLISHDIAQVEQLCDEVIWLQHGHLAAHGNPKAVVEQYKSAMAPESQGQSLT
- a CDS encoding ABC transporter permease, giving the protein MMKLIRRASYLWDLLRTLVIRDMKVKYEGTLLGFAWTLINPLLFVGVFYFVFQVVLSLDIRRYSSFALIGFLVYNWFRGSLAQASTTIKNDRALLRRPGFLVAVLPAIAVITNLIHFLLAVPILAIFLAFDGHQIGISTAILPAVIAIQFVFTLSLAYLVAAANTFFRDVGHILTAILGLGMFLTPIFYDYSSVPPEFETLYNVNPLVPLLDAYRAVLIGGAQVNWASLGTVGVVSLILFYVGHKVFVYAGYRFVEKT